A stretch of DNA from Natrinema halophilum:
TCAATCTCCTCGGTCAACTGCTCGATTTCTTCCTCTAACGCATCGACGTCGTCCTTGCGGTCTTTCAGCGATTCAATACGGTCATCAAGTTCTTCATACCGCTCTTTCTCTTCTTCACGCGCCTCCAACGTCTCCCGAGAAGCCTCCAGTTCTTCCAAGTCCTCTTCCAGTTGTTCGACCTCGAATTCGATCGCCTGGATCGTGTCTTCTTGTTCGTCTCGATCCTCGATGAGAGCGTCGCGTTCGGTCTCTTGGTCCTCTAACTCGTCCTGTCGCTCGCGGGCCTCCTTGTACCGACGGTACCCCTCACGGTTTTCTTCGCACTTCTCCTGTGCCTCTTCAGCAGCCGCGAGTTCCTCCTTCGCCGTCCCCAAATTGTCTTTAGTCGAGTCGATGTCCCCTTCTAGCGACTCAACCTCCTGGTCAAGGCGGTCGATTTCCTCTTCAACAGCTTCCAACTCTTCGTACTCTTCTTCTTTCTCCGACAACTCGCCGGTTTTCCGTTCGATTCCGGCTTCAATTTCCTCAACGTCGTTGGCCAACGACTCCGCTTCCGCTCGCTCGTCCGGCAACCCCTGCACCTCGCCGGTGAGCGTATCGATATCCCTCCGAAGATCCTGCTGCCGACTCTCGATTGCGTCCGGCACGTCCTTGAGTGCCTCCCACGATTCCTCGTACGCGTCCAGATTCAGGAGCGCATCGAACGTTGCCTTGCGGTTTCGAGGTGTTTGCGAGAAGTCCGAGAGGAATCGCGTTTGGGGGACTCCGATGCTGGAACTCCAGAGACTGCTAAGCTCGTCTCCATCTTCAACATCGAAGCGCGCACACAACCAGTCCACCAACTGTGTCTTAGAATCGATGTCCTGATCGATCCACTCGTCAGAATCGGGATCATACCGGTGTACACCGTACTTCGACCGGCCGACCGACCGAACAACTTTGTACCTGTCCGTCCCGTTCTGCGTGTCCTGCTCAAATGTGACTTCGACCGTTCCTGAACTCGCACCTTCCCGCACGAACTCCTTGTTGTTGAACGGGAGCGAGTCGAACAGCGCGAATCCGATGGCCTCCTGAACCGTCGATTTCCCCGCGCCGTTCTCACCGAGAATCGCCGTCACACCGCCTTCGATCGGCACGACAGTCCGATCCTCATACGACTTGATGTCTTCCAACGCAACTTCCGTGATTCTCATTGCTCCACCACCTCCCCTGCCTCCGCCTCTCCGTCTGCTTCGTCGCCGTCTGTCGTGTTATCAGACGCTTCCTCGCCTGTGTTGGCATCGGCGAACGGATCTTCTTCAATGTCCAGCACGACGTCGTCTGTCAGTTCTGGGAACAACTCCTGACGCGCCGAACTCACCGAGTCACGAATGTCCTCGACGGCTTCGTCAGCCTGCGCCATCTGATGAGCGTTCCCCAACACGTCAGCGACATCGGCTGCGTGGTCATCGTAGATTGATTCCTTCGCAATCGTCTCGAAAACGCGGTTTTCTAAGGCAGCCGTGTTCAACTGCCCATCCTTGAACACTTCATCCTCATCGATCTCCGAGAGGAGTTGCTGCACGTTCGCCGTCCGAATCCCCGTATTCACCTGCACGTACAACGCATCGCACGCCTCTTCCGCCCACTCTGCAAGTTCATCCGTCCGGAAATCCCCACGGCTAAACTGCAACGTCCCCGTGAACCGAAGGTCGATAATCGGTTCTCGCGGCTCGCCTCGTGCCGTGAACTCGTCCTGACTACAGTACTCTGTTATCGCAGCCTGCTCGTCCCGGACGTGGTTCTGAAACGCGGTTTCGAGATCGCCCGGAGACTCATACGCGGTAACATCGAATTCAATCCGGTAGTACGGCCGTCGCTTCGTCGGATGGTGCTCCGCATCGAAATCAATCGCATCACCACCAGCCTCGGATCCTCCGGCGTCGAGTGCGACCGAGCAGTAGCCGTGGTCCCACTCAGACCGCCCTTCCCGCGTGTTATGCGCTTCCGGCGACCCGGGATTGTAGATCCACCCGCCCGACTCGTACCGCTTGTGAATGTGCCCGAGCGCCAGGTAATCCACGACATCCTTCACATCTCGTAGTTCGCCATGGGTTACTGTCCCGCCGAGCGTCGGCACCTCGTCTTCAATTCCGAAATGTGCCAGTAACACGGTCCACGCCGGCTCACCATGCATCTCATTCGTTTCCTGAATCCCCTTCGCCACCTGCTGGAGCGCCTGGTCCGTCTTCGCGCCGCGCCACTGCAGGCCGAACACGCGAATCGGTCCGTCTACGTCCGCGGCATCAATATCATAAAACCCTGCAGACTGTCCCGGCTCTTCCGGATCGTACGGGTTGAGCCACGCTGTCTCGGGATCCGCATTCAGGTTGGCTTGCAAAAACACGATATGTCCGCGCTGATGAAGGTAATTCAGCCACGTCACGTCACGCGGCGTCAGATTCTCGTCGTGGTTACCGCGCGAGACTAACACCGGTACCTCATCGGGGATCTGTTCGAGTTCCTGTTCGATCTGATGCAGGATCTTCGGGCGCAAATCCCGTGAGTGGAACAGGTCACCCGGTAACAGAATCGCATCCGTCCCGCGCTCTTCAATCATCTCTTGGAACGCAGCACGCGTGGTCGATACCATATCGTCCTCGCGTTGTTTTAACCCGTATTGTCGATGGCCGAGGTGCGTATCAGCAATGTGTGTAAGTGTCAGCATGATCAGTGTGTTGTGGAGGGTACTTGTTCAGCCAAGCGTGCTACCAAATCACGGGCCTGAAAGTATGTGACTACGTGTAACCGGACGACTATTAAACACCATCCAACCAGAGTGGAAGTGAAGTAAAGACGACAGACAATCGTCAACCGCGCTCGTGACGCCGTCAAACAAGGCCGCAAAGACGAACTCGGCTTCTTCATGATCACCCAAAATCCCGAAGACATCGACGGCGACATCTTCAAACAAACCAACACCAACATCTTCCTCGGGCCGTCGAAGTCCACGGCCTTCCCTACTGCCTCACCCAACACAGCAACTGAGGCTAAGCAAACCGTCATTTAATGGATAGAATTAAATGACTATTCTGCCACATAACGCAGTATGAAACGGGTCCCCGTCTCCTCAAGTAACCCCAGTAGTGTTGGGTATGATGAGTCGAATCAAGTTCTAGAGATTGAGTTCCACGGTGGAAGAGTCTACCAGTATTTCGATGTCCCCAAACGAACTCACCAGGAACTCATGAACGCCAATTCGCACGGGAAATACTTCCATCAGAATATCGAAGATAAATACCGATACGATCAGATCAAATAATGCGTATCAATTTAGTCCGTGTCCAAGATCCCCGAATCGAGAGGGCGGAGCCGTGAGTGACGGATGGACACACGTTTCACGACTCTCAGTTGAGAACATCGGGAAATTTGAGGATTTAACACTCCAGCTGACCCCGTTCACACTCTTGGTGGGCCCTAACGACGCTGGAAAAACTACTCTCTTGGAGGCATTACAGACTGTATGCGATCATTCGAGTCTGGACATTAAGCAGATCCGGCGTGATATGGCACGAGACACCGGAAGAGCACCCGACGCCTCAATCGAGGCGATCATTGAAAACCCGCCGGACGATCTGGCAGATCGTGCCAATCTTGAGCATGGCGATGCTGCAGGGCTGAAGATGGAATGGGAAGTAACTGGAGATTCAGAAGAAGATGTCTATTTGGAGTCCCCAGACCACTATCTCAGAGAGCGGGTTCCCGAAGATGAGCGGCTCCACGAATGGGACTATTATGCGGATGGCGAAAAGGAGATTCTGAAGGATTACGATATTGAGCCAGGAAGCAACGCTGATGAGCGGGAAGAACAGTTCGAGGAATTGAAGGCTGAGATCCTTGAAAATCCCGAAGACACCTGTCTTGATTGGATATCTTGCGGAACCAGAGAATTCGGTCGTTTAGCTCCAGCCAGTGAGCAAATCGATACCGAGGATGTAGACAGTCCAATCAAGTTACTCTCAAAACTACTCCGTCAAGAAACCAAATCGTTCCTCTATGCCGAGGATGAGGATGGTGAGAAGAGTGGAGTTGATGAGCTTGTCGAAATTGAAGAACAGGCGACGGATGCGCTTAATGAACGACTCGAAAGTCTTTCCGACAGGATGGTGCGATACCTCCCCGGTCTGGACCAGATCACAGTAGATCCTGATTGGAGTTTTGTCAACGGGGCAGATCTCTCTAATATCGTGCTTCGCCGGGATGGTGAACAGATCCCGCTTCAAGAACTGGGTGGGGGAACTAATGCCCGCTCGGCCCTCTCAATGCTTGAATGGAGCGCAGAGGCCAATGAAGGAAAAGGATCTGTCATCCGGACGATGGATGAACCGGATCACCGGCTCCATTTTGACGTCCAACGGAGGCTGATCAATCTTCTCCGGAGTGATATCTCGGGTGAAGATAGTTATCTCTCCCAGTGTATCGTCTCGACTCATAGTTTGATTATGGTCGATGGTACTCCCTTACATGAAGTAGTATATCTCCCTGAAGAAGTGAATACGAACGACGAAAGGGCTCCGCTAGTTTCGAAAGACGAGGCAGAGGCTGAGGATTTCATGGGCAACATCATGGCCGGTTTGGGCCTTTCTGCTAGCTGGGTCTATCTCGAACGAGCGATGATTGTCGTAGAGGGGGCAACTGAACACAAATATATCGAAGAACTATACCACCAAGTCACTGGTAGCACCCTCGTAGAGGATGGCGTCCAAGTCTGGGATAGTCAGGGGTGTGGTCATATCGTAAAAACCCTTGAGCGCCTTCAGGACAGTGGACGAGCACGAACGTTCGTTATCCTAGATTCCGACGCAAAAGAGCGAACCTATTCTGAAGATACTCTTGAGGACCATCTTGAAGAGATGTACGAAGTCGGCGGTTCGGAACCAGAACTCGTCTGGGTCGGTGACAAGGAACTTGAAGACACGTGGGAGAAAGACGACTTAGCCCGACTCGCTGAAGAACATTGGCCACGTGCAGATGGCAATGACTGGGATGAAATCCATTTCCAGTCAATAGACGAGGCAGAGAAACCAAGTGGAGAAATCGTTAACATCATTCAAACTGGTTGCGCGCGGAATATCCAAGACTGCCCCAGTGTGACTAAACCAAACATCGGGCTTAAGATGGGGAGATTAGACAGCGTGGAACACCCAACCGAGATCATCGATATCATGCAACACGTGCATGAATACTGTAACCAAAACTGAGAGGTTAGCGTGGCGTGTCTCGTCAGTCGTGATGTTTCGAGTTAATGTCGGTTTGAGGGGCCAGTCTGCGAGCGAAATCCCACCGCGGCACAACGTCCGGCTTGCTCATCTGTGAGCGTTACCTCCGCTGCGTAATATAGGTGCGGAGTTCTGCGGCCGCGATGATCGGCAACGGCGTCGTATAATGCCTCTTAGAAGATCGCATCGGCATCACTCTCTGTCCAGTTCGTATCGTAGCTTGAGAACACTGCGGCGTCGAAGACACAGGGGAGCACATCGGCTGTTGAACAGCCGTCTTGAACGATGTCCATGATGAAGTGGTAATACTCCGGGGTGCTGAGTCCTGACCCGGAAACGTGGTAGGGAAGATCAAAGTTCTTGTTCAGCCACTTCGTGATACGAGAGTCGAGTGGAATCTCGAACCTTGTCAGACCGAGAATCTGGAGGATGTTCCGCGCTTGCTTTGACCCCACCCTGTGGAGTCCATCACCAGCGAGTCGCTCGGACAGGTAAGTCGCTGCTTCACGCTCCGTTCCCGGATCGCCGGCTTTCGGCTCTCGCGTTCGTGCCTCCCGTAACAGCTCTAGTTCACTCCACAGTTCGTCCCACCCTCCTGAGTCCAGTCGTTCGAGATTCGTCTCACATGCGTCACCGATGTTGTTGTAGTACCGAATCCCTCCGTGTTCTTCGAGCGTCTCGGAAACGAATC
This window harbors:
- a CDS encoding metallophosphoesterase family protein, whose translation is MLTLTHIADTHLGHRQYGLKQREDDMVSTTRAAFQEMIEERGTDAILLPGDLFHSRDLRPKILHQIEQELEQIPDEVPVLVSRGNHDENLTPRDVTWLNYLHQRGHIVFLQANLNADPETAWLNPYDPEEPGQSAGFYDIDAADVDGPIRVFGLQWRGAKTDQALQQVAKGIQETNEMHGEPAWTVLLAHFGIEDEVPTLGGTVTHGELRDVKDVVDYLALGHIHKRYESGGWIYNPGSPEAHNTREGRSEWDHGYCSVALDAGGSEAGGDAIDFDAEHHPTKRRPYYRIEFDVTAYESPGDLETAFQNHVRDEQAAITEYCSQDEFTARGEPREPIIDLRFTGTLQFSRGDFRTDELAEWAEEACDALYVQVNTGIRTANVQQLLSEIDEDEVFKDGQLNTAALENRVFETIAKESIYDDHAADVADVLGNAHQMAQADEAVEDIRDSVSSARQELFPELTDDVVLDIEEDPFADANTGEEASDNTTDGDEADGEAEAGEVVEQ
- a CDS encoding KTSC domain-containing protein produces the protein MKRVPVSSSNPSSVGYDESNQVLEIEFHGGRVYQYFDVPKRTHQELMNANSHGKYFHQNIEDKYRYDQIK
- a CDS encoding ATP-dependent nuclease — protein: MSDGWTHVSRLSVENIGKFEDLTLQLTPFTLLVGPNDAGKTTLLEALQTVCDHSSLDIKQIRRDMARDTGRAPDASIEAIIENPPDDLADRANLEHGDAAGLKMEWEVTGDSEEDVYLESPDHYLRERVPEDERLHEWDYYADGEKEILKDYDIEPGSNADEREEQFEELKAEILENPEDTCLDWISCGTREFGRLAPASEQIDTEDVDSPIKLLSKLLRQETKSFLYAEDEDGEKSGVDELVEIEEQATDALNERLESLSDRMVRYLPGLDQITVDPDWSFVNGADLSNIVLRRDGEQIPLQELGGGTNARSALSMLEWSAEANEGKGSVIRTMDEPDHRLHFDVQRRLINLLRSDISGEDSYLSQCIVSTHSLIMVDGTPLHEVVYLPEEVNTNDERAPLVSKDEAEAEDFMGNIMAGLGLSASWVYLERAMIVVEGATEHKYIEELYHQVTGSTLVEDGVQVWDSQGCGHIVKTLERLQDSGRARTFVILDSDAKERTYSEDTLEDHLEEMYEVGGSEPELVWVGDKELEDTWEKDDLARLAEEHWPRADGNDWDEIHFQSIDEAEKPSGEIVNIIQTGCARNIQDCPSVTKPNIGLKMGRLDSVEHPTEIIDIMQHVHEYCNQN